From a single Methylacidiphilum kamchatkense Kam1 genomic region:
- a CDS encoding molybdopterin-dependent oxidoreductase: MSALIKNPFNHDLPPLETPLVNVQLDGQWVKVPKGLNVIEVAKRFGKFIPHYCYHPKLSIAGNCRMCLFEMGMPKLDANRKPIMDAEGMPVINWLPRPQIACATQATEGMAIRTSSKLVKDCQEGVMEFLLINHPLDCPICDQAGECRLQEYAYDFGKGRSRFVEEKVKKPKRVDFGPRIILDDERCILCSRCIRFAREIAKQDVIGFVNRGSYSTLTVYPGKVFDSNYSLNTVDICPVGALTSKDFRFKMRVWFLREAKSICTDCATGCNIIIGSRENVVYRLTPRVNEEVNSHWMCDQGRLGFHYIHSKRRVTEPASHLNGSLFPLEWSEALRTVAQRLMEFPPSEIAFLVSARLTCEELYLVKKLMETLGKGTEIFSEIVPRKGVADGLLRSADLNPNTKGAISIGIGKEGTRIEELKNKIRAKEINCLFAIHENPEEVGIQEDILSYLSFYVWQGLIPGPAVHKANVLLAGASFAEKSGTMINIAGRLQKLHKAILCPGRAREDWRILRDLLLLVGLKERVFEKISDVFDAMSKEIDLFDSLSWNTVGDLGIDLSQKLKNRSIL; encoded by the coding sequence CTTTCCATTGCGGGCAACTGTCGGATGTGCCTTTTCGAAATGGGCATGCCGAAGCTAGATGCAAATCGTAAGCCTATTATGGATGCTGAAGGAATGCCTGTAATTAATTGGCTACCTAGGCCGCAGATTGCCTGCGCCACTCAAGCCACCGAAGGAATGGCTATTAGGACAAGCTCGAAACTCGTTAAAGATTGCCAAGAGGGAGTGATGGAATTTCTTCTTATTAATCATCCCTTGGATTGTCCCATATGCGATCAAGCAGGAGAATGTCGGTTGCAGGAATATGCATATGATTTTGGTAAAGGAAGGAGTCGGTTTGTAGAAGAAAAAGTAAAGAAACCCAAGCGTGTTGATTTTGGGCCGAGGATTATTCTTGATGATGAAAGATGCATTTTGTGTTCTAGATGTATTCGTTTTGCCAGAGAGATTGCCAAGCAAGATGTGATAGGTTTTGTGAATCGTGGCAGCTATTCTACATTAACAGTTTATCCAGGGAAGGTCTTTGATAGTAATTATTCGCTGAATACGGTGGATATATGTCCAGTAGGTGCTTTGACGAGCAAGGATTTTCGTTTCAAAATGAGAGTTTGGTTTCTGAGGGAAGCTAAAAGTATCTGTACGGATTGTGCTACTGGATGCAATATTATCATAGGCAGTAGAGAAAACGTAGTCTATCGATTAACCCCACGGGTCAACGAGGAAGTAAATTCTCATTGGATGTGTGACCAAGGGAGACTTGGCTTCCATTATATTCATAGCAAAAGAAGGGTGACTGAGCCTGCTTCCCATCTGAATGGATCGCTGTTTCCTCTTGAATGGTCAGAAGCCTTACGAACTGTTGCTCAAAGGCTCATGGAATTTCCTCCTTCAGAAATCGCTTTTCTGGTTTCTGCAAGGCTTACTTGTGAAGAGCTTTATCTAGTAAAAAAGCTCATGGAGACTTTAGGAAAAGGGACAGAAATATTTTCAGAAATTGTTCCAAGAAAAGGAGTTGCGGATGGACTCCTTAGAAGTGCCGATCTCAATCCTAATACCAAAGGAGCTATAAGTATTGGCATTGGAAAGGAAGGAACGAGGATTGAAGAATTAAAAAATAAGATTCGAGCTAAAGAAATCAATTGTCTTTTTGCCATTCATGAAAATCCTGAAGAAGTTGGCATTCAGGAGGATATTCTTTCTTACCTTTCTTTTTATGTTTGGCAAGGGCTGATTCCGGGGCCAGCAGTGCACAAAGCAAATGTTTTGTTGGCAGGAGCGAGTTTTGCTGAAAAAAGTGGAACGATGATCAATATTGCCGGTAGGTTACAGAAACTGCATAAAGCTATTCTCTGTCCAGGAAGAGCCAGAGAGGATTGGAGAATTTTACGAGATCTGCTCCTTTTGGTTGGTTTGAAGGAGAGGGTCTTTGAAAAAATTAGTGATGTTTTTGATGCCATGTCCAAAGAAATCGACCTGTTTGATAGTCTTTCTTGGAATACAGTAGGGGATTTAGGGATAGATCTAAGTCAAAAGTTAAAAAACCGATCAATTCTATAA